The genomic segment ACCTTACCGCAGCGGGGCGGGCGGATGCGCTGCGGGCGGATGTCGCCGCGCTCTTGAGCGAAGCGCGGGGGATGATCGGCGTCATTGTGGCGGCGGTGGAAGGGCGCACGGGGTTAAAAAACTAAGCGATGCGTCGTACCCTCATCAGCATCCTTCTCGTCGGCTGTGTGGGAATCGCCCTCTTGGGGGCGCTTCCTCCCGCCTATGCTCAAAACAACGAGACAAACACCCCATTTCCAACCAACACCCCCCGCCAGCGGGCAACCCCCTCGCCCACCTACACCCCGCCGCCGACAGTCACCCCCGCCCCCACGACGATTAGCACGCTAATTCCGGGCGGCTTTGGGGGAGCGGATGCCACCTGGACGCCGCTCCCGCCCACCGAGTCAAACGTTGTGGAGGGTCATTTCCTCTTTCGCCGTCCCTTCAGTGACGACCTGATCACCTATTGGGCGCGGAACTACGCTTATGGCTCAACCAGCAACGGCAATTTGCGCGTCCATCACGGGCTGGATTTTCCCAACCCTAGCGGCACACCCGTCCTCGCGGCGGCAGATGGCGTCGTCTATTGGGCGGGTGAAGATGTGACCACCTTGTTTGGTCCTCAGCCCGATTTCTATGGACGGCTGATCGTCATTGAACACCCTTTTCAGTATGTCGGCGGCATCAAAATCTACACGCTCTACGGGCATTTGCGCGATGTGAATGTCACCGTTGGCGAAACAGTGACGGCGGGGCAGGTGATCGGTTATGTTGGCTCAGCGGGGATTGCCGCCGGAGCGCATCTCCATTTTGAAGTGCGGACGGGCGAACCGGAAAACTATTACGCTACCCGCAACCCCGAATTGTGGCTTGCCCCTTACCCAAATACGGGCGTCGTCGCTGCGCGGGTCATGGATGTCAATGGGACGCCCCTTCAGGGGGTGATGGTTGAGGTCAAGTCGCCCGGCGTCTACCAGCAAGCGTGGACGTATACGGGCTTTAATGTGAACGGCGATCTCGGCTTCAACGAGAATGTCACCGTCCCCGATGTGCCTGCTGGCTACCACACCCTAACGATCACCGGGGCGGATACAATTCTCCGCTATCGGCGTATTGTTTATGTGGAGGCGGGCAAAGTCACCCTTGTCACGATCAATATCCAGCCCTGAGACTTGCTATGATCTGGCTTATGCCCTAGTCGTCTATCAGGAAGATAACCATAGAAAGAGACGACCCTCATCCCCCTAACCCCCTTCTCCCTGTGAGAGAAGGGGGAATCACATTTTTGAGGGGGCGTCCCCCTCGCCCGCAGCATTTCTCCCCTTTCCCTGACTACGGGGAAAGGGGACGGGGAATAGGGGTTTTTTAGAAATTTTCTTGGTGGTCTACTAGCCCGCCTGATATATAGTCCATGCTAAATTGATGAGGATGATCGGACAACCTGTGTCTATCACAAATCGAACGAAAACCCCACCGCAAGGCGGTGAGAATCCCTCCCCCCGCCGCCGCCTGCTCTATTTCCTGATCTTTGGGATGGTCATTGCCCTCATTGCTGGCGGGGGGTTCTTTCTTCTCTACAACGATGTAACCAACCGCTACAAGGGTGAGCGTCACGACGCCGTACCCGTCGCTGCTGGTGTGACGCTCACTGCTTACCTTCACTTTGAGGAAGCAAACGTGTTTCCCATTGGGATTACCGCCGCTTCCAACGGCGATCTCTACTTGAGCCTGTTTGGGAGGAGCGCGGTGAAGCGGGTGAGCGACAGCGGGCAAATGACCACCGCCGTTCCGCTCACCGCCCCCGGCGCAATCACCCTCGCCCCTGATGGAACGCTCTATGTCATTGATTATTCCGCGCCGGATTTTCGTGCTTTGGGAACGCTCAAGCGCATAACGCCTGATGGGATGGTTCGTTTCCACGCCGAGACGATCAATCAGGTAGGGCTGCCTCTTTTTGCCGACCTCGCCCTTGACGAGGTGGGGAATCTCTACGTTTCTGACCCCGACAAGGGCGTGATCTGGCGCGTGACGCCGGAGGGGGCAGCGCTCGTTTGGTGGACGATTCCCCTTCTGGGGACGACGAAAGCACAGCCTATTGGGCTTGCCTATGAACCTAGCCGCAAATCCCTTCTCATTGCCGACGCCGGAACAGGGACGCTCTACCGCGCTGCCTTGACGGATTCTGTTCCTGTTGGCGAGCCGCTCTACCGCGCCGCTGGGGTTAACTTGCGGACGGTTGCCGTCGATTCCGCCGGACGTATCTATCTGAGCTTGTGGCAAGGCGATAACGGTGTCGTGCGCCGGCTTGAACCAGACGGCACGCTGACGACGATTGCTGAAAAATTCCGCGCCCCCTTAGGGATGCTTGCCAAAGGCAGTGTGTTGTACGTCGTCAATTCCGACATCACCGGACTGATCGATCAGATCGGGGACAAACCACCGTTCACTGTAGATCGTCTTGACCTGAGCGTCCTCCCATGACGACG from the Anaerolineales bacterium genome contains:
- a CDS encoding M23 family metallopeptidase, which produces MRRTLISILLVGCVGIALLGALPPAYAQNNETNTPFPTNTPRQRATPSPTYTPPPTVTPAPTTISTLIPGGFGGADATWTPLPPTESNVVEGHFLFRRPFSDDLITYWARNYAYGSTSNGNLRVHHGLDFPNPSGTPVLAAADGVVYWAGEDVTTLFGPQPDFYGRLIVIEHPFQYVGGIKIYTLYGHLRDVNVTVGETVTAGQVIGYVGSAGIAAGAHLHFEVRTGEPENYYATRNPELWLAPYPNTGVVAARVMDVNGTPLQGVMVEVKSPGVYQQAWTYTGFNVNGDLGFNENVTVPDVPAGYHTLTITGADTILRYRRIVYVEAGKVTLVTINIQP